A single genomic interval of Flavobacteriales bacterium harbors:
- a CDS encoding nucleotidyltransferase domain-containing protein, which produces MHPAIPAPIHTAIVDALAQAEQRYDVKVLLAVESGSRAWGFASPDSDWDVRFIYVHRPEWYLGIDEKRDVIEEMLPLDIDLAGWDLRKALRLYRKSNPPLLEWLRSPLNYREQYSTATQLRTLSEGFFSPVSVMHHYLSMGKRNHAQYLQSEQVRLKKYLYVLRPLLACDWIAATGTMAPMEFHHLLDRLLPSRSVRTAVDQLLRDKMSGGELGRGPRVAALHDWIDGRLAHYAAHPPEPRTATDADTRKLDALLRGTLAEVWP; this is translated from the coding sequence ATGCATCCCGCCATCCCCGCCCCCATCCACACTGCCATTGTTGATGCATTGGCCCAAGCCGAGCAGCGCTACGACGTGAAGGTGCTGCTGGCCGTTGAGAGTGGGAGCCGTGCGTGGGGTTTCGCCAGTCCGGATAGCGACTGGGATGTGCGTTTCATCTACGTGCACCGACCGGAGTGGTACCTGGGTATTGACGAGAAGCGGGATGTGATCGAGGAAATGCTCCCGCTCGATATCGATCTTGCCGGCTGGGACCTTCGGAAGGCGCTACGCCTGTACCGCAAGAGCAACCCGCCGCTGTTGGAGTGGCTGCGCAGTCCGCTGAACTACCGGGAGCAGTACTCCACCGCCACCCAGTTGCGCACCCTCTCCGAGGGCTTCTTCAGCCCGGTTTCGGTGATGCATCACTACCTGAGCATGGGCAAGCGCAACCACGCCCAGTACCTGCAAAGCGAGCAGGTTCGCCTGAAGAAGTACCTCTACGTGCTGCGCCCCCTGCTGGCCTGCGACTGGATCGCGGCCACCGGTACCATGGCGCCCATGGAGTTCCACCACCTGCTGGATCGCCTGTTACCCAGCCGCAGCGTGCGCACCGCAGTGGACCAGCTCTTGCGCGACAAGATGAGCGGCGGTGAACTCGGACGTGGTCCGCGTGTGGCGGCATTGCACGACTGGATCGACGGTCGTCTGGCGCACTACGCGGCCCACCCACCCGAACCCCGCACGGCCACGGACGCCGACACGCGGAAGCTGGATGCATTACTGCGGGGGACCTTGGCGGAGGTTTGGCCTTGA
- a CDS encoding glycosyltransferase, protein MTLLSRTGYIPRRRFLLQPPLPTSVKDITVVVPVLNNAAGIAQMLAAFRNMHPQHQLPVEIIVVDNGSRTGFDPFPPELPIRLLNCQRRGPANARNHGALAARTPWLAFMDSDCVPLPGSFSGYLAALPGAVAYAGHVEPLVRNAVSLYYHQQEILIPPEVAIGAEAGRPDYLVTANCLVSREAFLLAGGFDGSIPIAGGEDVDLGFRLRTIGQLDYAHGSICLHDFDADLADFIRRFERYGLGNRLVAERFGLDLTPTPFLPEVDSALNRQLAQLQYAAMLHGYSTFRR, encoded by the coding sequence ATGACCCTGCTGTCTAGAACCGGGTACATCCCTCGCCGAAGGTTTCTCTTGCAGCCGCCTTTGCCCACATCGGTCAAGGACATAACCGTGGTGGTGCCGGTCCTGAACAACGCTGCTGGTATCGCACAGATGCTCGCAGCCTTCCGGAACATGCACCCGCAGCATCAACTACCAGTCGAGATCATAGTCGTGGACAATGGATCGCGAACCGGCTTTGACCCGTTCCCGCCAGAGCTGCCCATCCGCTTGCTGAACTGCCAAAGACGCGGTCCGGCCAATGCGCGCAATCATGGAGCTTTGGCGGCGCGCACACCATGGCTCGCCTTCATGGACAGCGACTGTGTACCCCTGCCTGGGTCCTTTTCCGGCTACTTAGCCGCGCTCCCTGGCGCCGTAGCCTATGCAGGGCATGTAGAACCTCTCGTCCGCAATGCCGTTTCGCTGTACTACCACCAGCAGGAGATCCTGATACCGCCTGAAGTGGCAATAGGGGCTGAAGCCGGACGACCTGACTACCTCGTGACCGCCAATTGCCTCGTCTCGCGTGAAGCATTCCTGCTTGCTGGGGGCTTCGATGGTTCCATACCCATTGCGGGCGGAGAGGATGTAGACTTGGGCTTCCGCTTGCGCACCATTGGCCAGCTCGACTACGCGCACGGAAGCATCTGTTTGCATGACTTCGATGCCGATCTCGCTGACTTCATCCGACGATTCGAGCGCTATGGATTGGGAAACCGGTTGGTGGCCGAACGCTTCGGCCTTGACCTCACCCCGACACCCTTCTTGCCCGAAGTGGACAGCGCATTGAACCGGCAACTGGCGCAACTGCAATACGCCGCAATGCTGCATGGTTACAGCACCTTCCGGCGGTAA
- a CDS encoding exo-alpha-sialidase, giving the protein MKHLAARILLGTTTVSASLTGHAQWQPVGAVGNTYAIVAHQGALFAGNLGGPIRRSTDHGDTWTDVNTGITEASNWWLSSAQGALFCGTQFGPAFRSTDDGASWQDIGLSGARGFAVHNDTLYACQWYGGQVDHSADGGLTWQDTEPISGSGGFWPLISAGGHLFAGGQSGGVHRISHSAEPWTASNNGLTSTEVYAFERMGDVLFAGTGNGGGVFRSDDLGATWTASGMSGSITYALHAVGGLLFAGTSGGGVHLSTDSGATWTPYTNGLTNLQVVRLTSDGVYLYAGTLGGGVFRDGLTLGQAEVEPTNAAEVTVFPVPAGDRAHVRWDGHSIVRYELCTTVGALAQRGSPAAGDIPLDAVAPGAYVLKVEDANGHRRTVRLVRE; this is encoded by the coding sequence ATGAAGCACCTGGCCGCCCGCATCCTGCTCGGTACCACCACCGTCTCCGCCTCCCTCACCGGCCACGCCCAGTGGCAACCGGTGGGTGCCGTAGGGAACACCTATGCCATCGTCGCGCACCAGGGCGCCCTTTTCGCGGGCAACCTCGGCGGGCCGATCCGTCGGTCCACCGATCACGGGGATACCTGGACCGATGTCAACACCGGCATCACGGAAGCGAGCAACTGGTGGCTTTCCTCGGCGCAGGGCGCGCTCTTCTGCGGCACCCAGTTCGGTCCCGCGTTCCGCAGCACGGATGACGGGGCCTCCTGGCAGGACATCGGCCTCTCCGGCGCGCGCGGCTTCGCGGTGCACAACGACACCCTCTATGCCTGTCAGTGGTACGGCGGTCAGGTGGACCACTCCGCTGATGGGGGCCTCACGTGGCAGGACACGGAACCGATCAGCGGATCGGGCGGGTTCTGGCCGTTGATCAGCGCTGGCGGCCACCTGTTCGCGGGCGGGCAGAGCGGCGGCGTCCACCGCATCTCCCACAGCGCGGAGCCGTGGACCGCGAGCAACAACGGGCTCACCAGCACGGAGGTGTACGCCTTCGAACGCATGGGCGATGTGCTCTTCGCGGGCACGGGGAATGGTGGCGGGGTGTTCCGGTCGGACGACCTCGGCGCCACCTGGACCGCCAGCGGCATGAGCGGCTCCATCACCTACGCCCTGCACGCGGTGGGCGGCCTGCTCTTCGCAGGCACCTCCGGCGGCGGCGTCCACCTCAGCACGGACAGCGGGGCCACCTGGACCCCGTACACCAACGGCCTCACCAACCTGCAGGTGGTGCGCCTCACCAGCGATGGCGTGTACCTCTATGCCGGTACGCTGGGCGGTGGCGTGTTCCGCGATGGCCTCACCCTCGGGCAGGCCGAGGTGGAGCCGACCAATGCGGCCGAGGTCACGGTCTTTCCCGTTCCGGCGGGGGACCGGGCCCACGTGCGCTGGGACGGCCACTCCATCGTGCGCTACGAACTGTGCACCACGGTCGGTGCCCTTGCACAGCGCGGAAGCCCGGCGGCCGGGGACATCCCCTTGGACGCGGTGGCACCGGGCGCGTACGTGTTGAAGGTGGAGGACGCCAACGGGCACAGGCGCACCGTGCGCCTGGTGCGGGAGTAA
- a CDS encoding LemA family protein: MTALLVLLGLAALIALYTIGIYNRLVKGKNLVAEGWSGIDVQLKKRYDLIPNLVETVKGYAAHEKETFENVTRARTSAQQATTVEAHQAAEKQLNGALMNLLAVAERYPDLKANTNFLELQSALAQIEGDLEKSRRYYNGTVREQNTLIESFPSNLVANGFGFAKSSFFELENAAEKQNPQVKFS, encoded by the coding sequence ATGACCGCCCTCCTTGTGCTCCTCGGCCTCGCGGCCCTCATCGCCCTCTACACCATCGGCATCTACAACAGGCTGGTGAAGGGGAAGAACCTGGTGGCCGAAGGCTGGAGCGGCATCGACGTGCAACTGAAGAAGCGCTACGACCTGATCCCGAACCTGGTGGAGACGGTGAAGGGCTATGCCGCGCACGAGAAGGAGACCTTCGAGAACGTGACCCGCGCGCGCACTTCCGCGCAGCAGGCCACCACCGTGGAGGCGCACCAGGCCGCAGAGAAGCAGTTGAACGGCGCGCTGATGAACCTGCTCGCCGTGGCCGAACGTTACCCCGACCTGAAGGCGAACACCAACTTCCTGGAGCTGCAGAGCGCCCTCGCCCAGATCGAAGGCGATCTCGAGAAGTCGCGCCGCTATTACAACGGCACCGTGCGCGAGCAGAACACGCTGATCGAGAGCTTCCCCAGCAACCTTGTCGCGAACGGGTTCGGCTTCGCGAAGTCTTCCTTCTTCGAGCTGGAGAACGCGGCGGAGAAGCAGAACCCCCAAGTGAAGTTCTCGTGA
- a CDS encoding T9SS type A sorting domain-containing protein yields the protein MAATNTRAQNVVVYSNQFLTPLDTPSIATWCQLDFGVDPVNDLWAGTGSGTSSGQFENTNTVETILITGPADVYDDPSGIGGDYSIGMLNTGFGDKLGLLIDTEGLPFVNVAMDLSAINTTCGGPFPMDTAVFLLELLDAPGGIFVLSSGTVLDADTLTGTGPDADSFVFNWAHAEGSLDVSGSTDGMVALRMTLIRSSYASFDNIYIEASVDSVISSVHEDEAHALGAFPIPCADLLTLTGMRTRPRMVTIFSTMGEAMRMVPIAAQGTVDVSGLPPGAYVVRVEEGDQVRTVRFIRE from the coding sequence ATGGCCGCAACGAACACCCGCGCCCAGAACGTGGTCGTGTACAGCAATCAGTTCCTTACGCCACTGGACACGCCGTCGATCGCCACGTGGTGCCAGCTGGACTTCGGCGTGGACCCCGTGAACGACCTGTGGGCCGGCACGGGATCGGGAACATCCTCCGGTCAGTTCGAGAACACCAACACGGTGGAGACCATCCTGATCACGGGTCCGGCGGATGTGTACGACGACCCGAGCGGCATCGGGGGCGACTATTCCATCGGCATGCTGAACACCGGCTTTGGCGACAAACTGGGCCTGCTGATCGATACGGAGGGACTGCCGTTCGTGAACGTGGCCATGGACCTCTCCGCGATCAACACCACCTGCGGCGGGCCATTCCCCATGGACACGGCCGTGTTCCTCCTGGAACTGCTCGATGCGCCGGGGGGCATCTTCGTCCTCAGCAGCGGCACGGTGCTCGATGCGGACACCCTCACAGGCACCGGCCCGGACGCCGACAGCTTCGTGTTCAATTGGGCGCATGCGGAAGGCAGCCTGGATGTGTCCGGCAGTACGGACGGGATGGTGGCCCTGCGGATGACCCTGATCCGTTCGAGCTACGCCTCCTTTGACAACATCTATATCGAGGCCTCGGTGGACTCCGTGATCTCCTCTGTACACGAAGACGAAGCCCATGCGCTGGGCGCCTTTCCCATCCCGTGTGCGGACCTGCTGACCCTGACAGGCATGCGGACCCGACCGCGCATGGTCACGATCTTCTCCACGATGGGAGAGGCGATGCGCATGGTCCCGATCGCGGCACAAGGCACGGTTGACGTGTCCGGTCTGCCGCCCGGCGCGTACGTGGTCCGTGTGGAGGAGGGTGATCAGGTCCGAACGGTCCGCTTCATCCGGGAGTGA
- a CDS encoding DUF2207 domain-containing protein, which produces MASAWLSAQLHAQTEKINAWHTDLTVAADGRITVSEQINVHVEGIEFKRGIVRRLPLRFTDHNGRTRRVQYDLQAVLVFGATSPYHTATEGDDFVVYVGSEGNLLEPGDYPYTLTYTTKGQLGFFPEHDEIYWNVNGNGWAFEVDSISALIHLPAAAQVKQTACYTGVMGSTENACTDSIIDARTVHFTGRAMGYYEGLTVAVGFQKGVVAEPPPPTFWELYAVPLVGGGITLLLFVYYVFTWVRFGRDPDAPTVIPLFEPPDGLSPASVAMVMKGSVDNEHITPAMISLGVKGHLRIEEKKEKVLGLFTTRTYTIVKLKGGSGLPREEQSLLNSMFGSGRDRFEIDGSYDPGVQSMASSFRSTLRNQWHGLLSAGNNLRFWWIPILTVIVCGIGLLVLYADSWGDNDGLYIVAFLVANLVLFLLYQYLIRKPSVEKLALRARLRGFKMYLSAAEEKQLQHFNPPAMTPEVFEKYLPYAIAFGVEEVWGERFQSMIDKALVEPNYRPGWYSGSIMNYGSFSHSMSSSFSRSVSSSSTPPSKSGGSGGGGSSGGGGGGGGGGGW; this is translated from the coding sequence TTGGCCTCCGCGTGGCTCAGCGCACAGCTCCACGCCCAGACCGAGAAGATCAATGCCTGGCACACGGACCTCACCGTGGCGGCCGACGGGCGGATCACGGTCTCCGAGCAGATCAACGTGCACGTGGAGGGCATCGAGTTCAAGCGCGGCATCGTGCGGCGGCTGCCCCTGCGCTTCACGGACCATAACGGGCGGACCCGCCGGGTGCAGTACGACCTCCAGGCCGTGCTGGTGTTCGGCGCCACAAGTCCCTACCACACCGCCACCGAGGGCGACGACTTCGTGGTGTACGTGGGTTCCGAGGGCAACCTGCTCGAACCCGGCGACTACCCCTACACGCTGACCTACACCACCAAGGGCCAGCTCGGTTTCTTCCCCGAGCACGACGAGATCTACTGGAACGTGAACGGCAATGGCTGGGCCTTCGAAGTGGACAGCATCTCGGCGCTCATCCATCTGCCCGCAGCGGCCCAGGTGAAGCAGACCGCCTGTTACACGGGGGTGATGGGCAGTACGGAGAACGCATGCACGGACTCCATCATCGATGCGCGCACGGTGCACTTCACCGGTCGTGCGATGGGCTACTACGAAGGCCTCACCGTGGCCGTGGGCTTCCAGAAAGGCGTGGTGGCCGAGCCGCCGCCGCCCACATTCTGGGAGCTGTATGCCGTGCCGCTGGTGGGCGGCGGCATCACACTGCTGTTATTCGTCTACTACGTCTTCACGTGGGTCCGCTTCGGGCGCGATCCGGACGCCCCCACGGTGATCCCGCTCTTCGAGCCGCCCGATGGTCTTTCGCCCGCCTCGGTGGCCATGGTGATGAAGGGGAGCGTGGACAACGAACACATCACCCCGGCCATGATCTCCCTGGGGGTGAAGGGCCACCTCCGCATCGAGGAGAAGAAGGAGAAGGTGCTCGGCCTCTTCACCACGCGCACCTACACCATCGTGAAGCTGAAAGGCGGCTCCGGCCTTCCCAGGGAGGAGCAGTCGCTCCTGAACAGCATGTTCGGCTCCGGCCGCGATCGCTTTGAGATCGATGGATCCTACGACCCCGGCGTGCAGAGCATGGCCAGTTCGTTCCGTTCCACCCTGCGGAACCAGTGGCACGGCCTCCTGAGCGCCGGCAACAACCTCCGCTTCTGGTGGATCCCCATCCTCACGGTGATCGTCTGCGGCATCGGACTGCTGGTGCTGTACGCCGATTCCTGGGGCGACAACGATGGGCTGTACATCGTGGCCTTCCTGGTGGCCAACCTCGTCCTCTTCCTGCTGTACCAGTACCTCATCCGCAAGCCGAGCGTGGAGAAGCTGGCGCTGCGCGCCAGGCTGCGCGGCTTCAAGATGTACCTGAGCGCCGCCGAGGAGAAGCAGCTGCAGCACTTCAACCCGCCGGCCATGACGCCCGAGGTCTTTGAGAAGTACCTGCCCTACGCCATCGCCTTCGGGGTGGAGGAGGTGTGGGGCGAACGCTTCCAGTCCATGATCGACAAGGCACTGGTGGAGCCCAACTACCGGCCCGGTTGGTACAGTGGGTCCATCATGAACTACGGATCGTTCTCGCACAGCATGTCCTCCTCGTTCAGCAGGAGCGTCAGTTCCTCCAGTACACCGCCCAGCAAGAGCGGCGGATCGGGCGGGGGCGGCTCGTCCGGCGGGGGTGGGGGAGGAGGCGGGGGGGGCGGTTGGTAG
- a CDS encoding ChaN family lipoprotein produces the protein MLFALVAEVAGAQQLPNYALFDGKGRKVSHAGFLRALGDADVVLFGELHNNPIAHWLQLEVAKHLADRGPLVFGAEMIEADDQAALDRYLKGEIEQVAFDTLAWLWPNHGTDYAPLVDLAKERGLPFIATNVPRRYARAVSRGGFEALDTVPMDQRSFYAPMPIAFDPALPQYVKMLTMMGDHGTPDMVKAQALKDATMAHFILKHLPASGHFLHLNGSYHSDFREGICWYLLGARPGLKVVTVATITAAQLRKLPAEHFGQADIVLVVDADLPGSY, from the coding sequence ATGCTGTTCGCGCTCGTTGCGGAAGTGGCCGGCGCCCAGCAGCTACCGAACTATGCCTTGTTCGACGGGAAAGGGAGGAAGGTCTCCCACGCGGGTTTCCTTCGCGCACTTGGAGATGCGGATGTGGTGCTCTTCGGCGAGCTGCACAACAACCCCATCGCCCACTGGCTGCAACTGGAAGTGGCGAAGCATTTGGCCGACCGTGGGCCGCTGGTGTTCGGTGCCGAGATGATCGAAGCCGATGACCAGGCCGCGCTTGACCGCTACCTGAAGGGCGAGATCGAACAGGTCGCGTTCGATACGCTCGCCTGGTTATGGCCCAACCACGGGACCGACTACGCGCCGTTGGTCGACCTGGCGAAGGAGCGCGGCCTGCCCTTCATCGCCACCAATGTGCCGCGCCGGTATGCCCGTGCCGTGAGCAGGGGGGGCTTCGAGGCACTGGACACGGTGCCGATGGATCAGCGTTCCTTTTACGCCCCGATGCCCATCGCGTTCGATCCGGCCCTGCCGCAGTACGTGAAGATGCTCACCATGATGGGCGATCATGGCACACCGGACATGGTGAAGGCCCAGGCCCTGAAGGATGCGACCATGGCCCACTTCATCCTGAAGCACCTGCCCGCCAGCGGCCACTTCCTGCACCTCAACGGCAGCTACCACTCCGACTTCCGCGAGGGTATCTGCTGGTACCTCCTTGGTGCGCGACCCGGGCTGAAGGTGGTCACTGTCGCCACCATCACGGCCGCACAACTAAGGAAGCTGCCCGCCGAGCACTTCGGCCAGGCGGACATCGTTCTCGTGGTGGATGCCGATCTGCCGGGATCGTACTGA
- a CDS encoding fibronectin type III domain-containing protein → MPNANIKLELKTLTPVRLAALMRVVADGLEGNPHLPAPPLAAADLRAAAVALSHAITEAHEGSRQSKLQRNDRVAQAAGDLRRVADYVRMVAQGDAVILASSGFELARPSGPPQPMGTPVMRGAHMTGRHGEVELRWSGVANRHTYHIYMTEQDPADPNCAWSLIGITGKITHRVQHLVAYRPYWFCVSAVGALGEGRQSDPVLGRAA, encoded by the coding sequence ATGCCGAACGCGAACATCAAGCTGGAGCTGAAGACCTTGACCCCGGTACGCCTTGCCGCCCTGATGCGCGTGGTGGCCGATGGGCTGGAGGGCAACCCGCACCTGCCGGCACCGCCCCTCGCGGCCGCCGACCTGCGGGCCGCGGCCGTGGCCTTGAGCCACGCCATCACCGAAGCGCACGAGGGCAGCCGCCAGAGCAAGTTGCAGCGCAACGACCGGGTGGCCCAGGCCGCCGGGGACCTGCGCCGTGTGGCGGACTACGTGCGCATGGTGGCGCAGGGCGATGCCGTCATCCTGGCCTCCAGTGGCTTCGAGCTGGCCAGGCCGTCGGGTCCGCCGCAGCCCATGGGCACGCCGGTGATGCGCGGTGCGCACATGACCGGTCGCCACGGCGAGGTGGAACTGCGCTGGAGCGGGGTGGCCAACCGCCACACCTACCACATCTACATGACCGAGCAGGACCCTGCGGATCCGAACTGCGCATGGTCCCTGATCGGCATCACCGGCAAGATCACGCACCGCGTGCAGCACCTGGTGGCCTACCGGCCCTACTGGTTCTGCGTAAGCGCTGTGGGCGCCCTGGGCGAAGGCCGCCAGAGCGATCCGGTACTGGGCCGCGCGGCGTGA
- a CDS encoding restriction endonuclease, translating to MKNLGGSGATGEVVDAVIADLKIPDSEVEQLIPSGQSRVRNQIQWARFYLTKAGLMDSPKSGTWRLTQEGVEAKLTEEQVYQMFQRIHQTVGGDPKSRAEKKAKKEKENLDNDIVEDEAHSESLLETLKALTPKGFERICKRLLTEIGIHDIQITGGAGDQGIDGIGRIRLNDVVNFNIVFQCKRYKETVSPALVRDFRGSMQGRAEKGLILTTGRFTPDAQKEANRDGVPPIELIDGERLVTLFEKYKLGLKPRVVYELVPEFFRSFES from the coding sequence ATGAAGAACCTGGGCGGCTCAGGGGCCACCGGCGAGGTCGTGGATGCCGTGATCGCCGACCTGAAGATCCCAGACAGCGAGGTGGAGCAGCTCATCCCCTCCGGGCAGAGCCGCGTGCGCAACCAGATCCAGTGGGCGCGCTTCTACCTCACCAAGGCTGGTCTGATGGATTCGCCCAAGAGCGGTACATGGCGCCTTACACAAGAAGGTGTCGAGGCCAAGCTCACCGAGGAGCAGGTGTACCAGATGTTCCAGCGCATCCACCAGACCGTGGGTGGTGATCCGAAGTCGCGCGCGGAGAAGAAGGCCAAGAAGGAAAAGGAGAACCTGGACAACGACATCGTGGAGGACGAGGCCCACAGCGAGTCGCTGCTGGAGACCCTGAAGGCCCTCACCCCGAAAGGCTTCGAGCGGATCTGCAAGCGCCTGCTCACCGAGATCGGCATCCACGACATCCAGATCACCGGCGGCGCTGGTGACCAGGGCATCGATGGCATCGGCCGCATCCGCCTGAACGATGTGGTCAACTTCAACATCGTGTTCCAGTGCAAGCGCTACAAGGAGACCGTCTCCCCCGCCTTGGTCCGCGACTTCCGGGGTAGTATGCAGGGCCGCGCCGAAAAAGGGCTGATCCTCACCACCGGCCGCTTCACGCCCGATGCACAGAAGGAGGCCAACCGGGATGGCGTTCCTCCCATCGAGCTGATCGATGGTGAGCGCTTGGTAACGCTCTTCGAGAAGTACAAGCTTGGCTTGAAGCCAAGGGTCGTGTACGAGCTGGTGCCGGAGTTCTTCAGGAGTTTTGAGAGCTGA
- a CDS encoding phospholipase D family protein, with the protein MGKVELNLYFATQNPPMPQLLQSPWSKQFATLVEQAENALLLCTPYITKGPCERIVDTVTKLGRASDLKVSILTDLSRQNMISGYTDPKALHDLTTALPKSAVRFLPSLHAKVYVADDRLAIVTSGNLTDGAMFRNFEYGVWFDDEASVRAIRADAENYASLGSLVDVTQLLTFAEIASELRELSKAVIKTAEKDIQRQFDERLNIAEESILLARTAGRTAHAIFSDAVLYVLRNGPLPTKEIHEAIKRIHPDLCDDTVDRVINEQHFGKKWKHAVRTAQQHLRSAGKINLADDKWSLV; encoded by the coding sequence TTGGGCAAGGTAGAGCTCAATCTGTACTTTGCAACTCAGAATCCGCCAATGCCGCAGTTGCTACAGTCGCCATGGTCCAAGCAGTTCGCCACACTCGTAGAGCAGGCGGAGAACGCGCTGCTCCTTTGTACGCCGTACATCACCAAAGGACCATGCGAGCGCATTGTCGATACCGTCACGAAGCTCGGTCGCGCTTCGGACCTGAAGGTTTCGATCCTGACGGACTTGTCCCGCCAGAACATGATTTCGGGGTACACTGACCCCAAGGCACTTCACGATCTGACGACAGCTCTGCCGAAAAGCGCTGTCCGCTTCTTGCCGAGCTTGCACGCCAAGGTGTATGTTGCCGACGATCGTTTAGCCATCGTTACTTCTGGCAACCTGACTGATGGCGCAATGTTCCGGAATTTCGAGTACGGTGTCTGGTTCGATGATGAGGCCAGCGTACGTGCTATTCGGGCAGATGCCGAAAACTATGCCTCACTTGGGTCATTGGTAGATGTTACCCAGCTGTTGACGTTTGCTGAGATTGCCAGCGAACTGCGTGAACTGAGCAAGGCTGTGATCAAGACAGCAGAGAAAGACATTCAGCGCCAGTTTGATGAACGACTGAATATTGCCGAGGAGAGCATTCTTCTTGCCCGGACTGCAGGAAGGACGGCTCATGCGATTTTCTCGGATGCTGTGCTATATGTGCTTCGAAATGGACCACTTCCAACTAAAGAGATCCACGAGGCGATAAAGCGGATACATCCAGACCTTTGCGACGATACCGTTGATCGGGTGATCAACGAGCAGCATTTTGGCAAGAAGTGGAAGCACGCGGTGCGCACTGCACAACAGCACTTGCGCAGTGCCGGTAAGATCAATTTGGCGGACGACAAATGGTCGCTCGTTTGA
- a CDS encoding redoxin family protein translates to MIPRPSTSLTIAPWTLLLVAVTLPGLPASAQLPDGSTAPDFTLTDINGTTHHLYDHLDAGRTVLLEVFAAHCPTCWAYHQTHRLKNMHEQYGPGGTDELMVLALEYDQWNGMNELMGIGDPWVTAGDWVTGTPYPIFNVEDPDRGVFTDYAVTFYPVIYKICPDGLTERVFTSQTEIQLHQLVQDCQASTSIPDEADPGAIWFDPVGRRLVIERSGNVRGVEVLDLQGRTLQRIEQPIGGSTSVSPLPPGVYLFRLWTEDGAVVRRFATE, encoded by the coding sequence ATGATCCCCCGGCCATCCACGAGCCTGACCATCGCGCCATGGACGCTGCTGCTGGTGGCCGTCACGCTGCCTGGGCTCCCCGCTTCCGCCCAGCTGCCCGACGGGAGCACCGCACCCGACTTCACGCTAACGGACATCAACGGCACCACGCACCACCTATACGACCACCTGGATGCGGGCCGGACGGTCCTCCTGGAGGTCTTCGCCGCGCATTGCCCCACCTGCTGGGCCTACCACCAGACGCACCGGCTGAAGAACATGCACGAGCAATACGGACCGGGTGGAACGGATGAGCTGATGGTGCTGGCGCTGGAGTACGACCAGTGGAACGGTATGAACGAGCTGATGGGCATCGGCGATCCCTGGGTGACCGCGGGGGATTGGGTCACCGGCACACCATACCCGATCTTCAATGTGGAGGATCCCGACCGCGGCGTGTTCACCGACTATGCCGTCACGTTCTACCCGGTGATCTACAAGATCTGCCCGGACGGCCTCACGGAACGCGTCTTCACCTCGCAGACGGAGATACAGCTTCACCAATTGGTGCAGGACTGCCAGGCCAGTACCTCCATCCCGGACGAGGCCGATCCCGGCGCCATCTGGTTCGATCCGGTGGGCCGGCGACTGGTCATCGAGCGTTCCGGGAACGTGCGAGGGGTGGAGGTCCTCGACCTGCAGGGCCGGACCCTTCAGCGCATCGAGCAGCCCATCGGGGGCAGCACCTCGGTAAGCCCACTGCCGCCCGGTGTGTACCTGTTCCGGTTGTGGACGGAGGACGGTGCGGTGGTGAGGCGGTTCGCCACGGAGTAG
- a CDS encoding RNA-binding protein — translation MRMTIYVGRLNHAITELHLELLFGHFGEVERTKVVTDRITGEPRGFGFVEMKDKRSANKAIDKLDGVKLEGAILLVRPAHPSAVS, via the coding sequence TTGCGTATGACCATTTACGTGGGCAGGCTGAACCATGCCATCACCGAACTCCATCTTGAATTGCTCTTCGGCCATTTCGGCGAAGTGGAGCGCACCAAGGTCGTCACCGACCGCATCACGGGAGAGCCCCGTGGATTCGGCTTCGTGGAGATGAAGGACAAGCGCTCCGCGAACAAGGCCATCGACAAGCTCGATGGCGTCAAACTGGAAGGGGCCATCCTGCTGGTGCGCCCCGCACATCCTTCGGCGGTCAGCTAA